The following is a genomic window from Actinomadura sp. WMMB 499.
GGAGCTGCACGTCGCCGACCGGGTGATCTTCCTGGGCAGGATGCCCCGCAAGTCGCTCCCCCGGCTGCTGCGCACCGCGCGGCTCGCGCTCTGCCTCGCGCCCGCCGCGCCCTCGCCCACCCTGCCGCTGGAGGCCATGGCCTGCGGCGTCCCGGTGGTGACGACCACGGCCGGCGGCAACGCCGACGAGGTGCTCGACAAGATCACCGGACTGCACGTCCCGGCGGGCCGCCCGGTGCAGATCGGCCGGGCCGTCCGGCACCTGCTGACGGAGGAGACCACCCGGCACGGGTACTCGATCGCCGCCGCCGACCGCGCCCGCTCCCGCTACTCCTGGGAGCGCATCGCCGCCGAGACGCTGCGCGCCTACCTCAAGGTGCTGCCGGTCCCGGAGGTCCCGGCGCCCCGCGAGGACGACGCGGACGCGGCCGAGGCGGTCGCCGAGCACGCCGCGGAAGAGGAGCGGACGCCCGCGCTCGCCCACTGACGGGCAGCGCCCGGCAGATCGTTCGGGCCCCGGACCCCACCTCGGTCCGGGGCCCGATCCGTGCGCCCGGACCATCCCCGGCCCGATGGAATACTGGGACGGAACCGGCGAAGCCGTCGAACGCGAGGGGGGCGCACTCGGTGCTGATCGGCAGGGCGGCGGAGTTCGCGGAGCTGACCGGCGCGCTCGACGACGCCGCCGCCGGCCGCGCCCGCGTCGTCCTCGTCGGCGGCGACGCCGGGGTCGGCAAGACGCACCTCGTCTCGGCGCTGGAGAGCGCGGCCCGCGAACGGGACCGCACCGTTCTCGTCGGGCAGTGCGCCGAACTGGGCGAGAGCGTCCCGTACCTGCCGCTCGCGGACGCGCTGTGGGCGGCCTCGCGCGACGGCGGGCCGGCGGCGGGCGCCGTCCGGGACGCGCTGGCCGCCCGCCCGGTGCTGGAGCGGCTGCTGCCCGACGGGGACGGCGGCCGGGCCGAGCCGCTCGCGCCCGACCTCGGCCGGCAGCGGCTGTTCGGCGCCGCGCTCGGCCTGCTCGGCGAGCTGGGCGGCGACCGGCCCGTCCTGCTCGTGCTGGAGGATCTGCACTGGGCCGACCGGTCCACCCGCGACCTGCTGACGTTCCTCAGCCGCGTGCTGCAGCGCGAGCGCGTCTGCCTCGTCGGGACGTACCGGTCCGACGACCTGCACCGGCGGCACCCGCTGCGCCCGCTGGTGGCCGAGCTGCGGCGGCTGCCGAACGTGACGGGCGTCCAGGTGCGGCCGTTCGGGCGCGGCGAGACCGCCGCGTACCTGGCCGCGCTGTCGGGGACGCCGGCCGCGCCGGTGCCCGCCGACGTGGTCGAGCGGGTGCACCTGCGGTCGGAGGGCAACCCGTTCTACGCCGCCGAACTGCACGCCGCCGGGGATCTGGAAGAGCTCCCGGCCGGGCTCGCCGACCTGCTGCTGTCACGGGTCGAGCGGCTGTCGCCGGACGCGCGCCGCGTCGTGCGGGTCGCGGCGGTCGCCGGGCGCCGGGTGGACGACGAGCTGGTGCGCCGGGTGTCCGGGCTCGCCGAGGACGCGGCCGGGGAGGCGCTGCGCGAGGTCGTGTCGCACCAGCTGCTCGTCCCGGGCGGCGCCGGGTACAGCTTCCGGCACGCGCTGCTGCGCGAGGCCGTGTACGCCGACCTGCTGCCGGGCGAGCGCACGCGGCTGCACGCCGGCTTCGCGCGGCTGCTCGCCGGGGATCCGGACGAGCGGACGGACGGGCGCCCGGACGGGCACACGGGCGGGTGGGCGAACGGGCGGCGGGGCTCGGCGGCGGAGCTGGCGCACCACAGCCTCGCCGCGCACGACCTGCCCGCCGCGTTCGCCGCGTCGGTGCGGGCGGGACGGGAGGCGGACCGGGTCGGCGCGCCCGCGGAGGCGTTCGAGCACCACGAGCGGGCGCTGGAGCTGTGGGACGCGGTCCCCGACCCGGAGGCGGCCGCCGGGACCGGGCGGGAGCGGCTCGCGCTGGCCGCCGCGCGGGCCGCGGCCGAGGCCGGCGAGCTGCGCCGGGCGGTGCACCGGCTGCGGCGCCTGCTGGAGACCGCCGACCCCGCCGACGCGCCGCTCGGCGTCGAGATCCGCCAGCAGCTGTCGACCTGCCTCGGCGAGCTGGACGAGGACACCGAGTCGCAGGCGGTGGCGCGCGCGGCCGTCGCGATGCTGCCGCCGGATCCGCCGACGCCGGAACGCGCCCGCGCGCTGGCGACCTACGCCAAGACGCTGCTGTGGCACGACCCCGCGAAGGAGATGCCCGCGCTCGCCGAGGACGCCGCGGCGGCGGCCCGCGCGGCCGGCGCGGCCGACGCCGAGGCGAGCCTGCTGGTCACGCTCGGCTACTACCACGAGTCCCTGACCGGCGAGGGCGCCGCCGAGCTGCTGGCCCGCGCCCGCGACCTCGCGGTGGACAGCGGCAGCTCGCTGGTGACGATGCGCGCGATGTTCCACTACACGCGGGTCCGGTTCGACCGCGGCGATCTGGAGGACGCGGCCCGCGCCGCCGCCGACGGCGTCCGGTACGCGACCGGCGGCGGCCTCGGCCACAGCACCTACGGGACGCTGCTGCGCTGCCTGCAGTACCTGATCCGCTACACGGCGGGCGACTGGGCGGAGGCGGCCCGGCTCGCCGACGGCTTCGGCGTCCAGGTCGTCCGGCGGCCGGAGGGGCAGGTCTCCGCCTACGCCCTGTTCCTGGAGGTCGCGCGCGGCGACGCGCTCGTGGACGAGCGGCTGCGGTGGCTCGAGCCGCTGCTGCCCGGCGACCCCCTCCTGACCTACATCGTCGGCGGCCTGGCCGCCGAGCACGCGCTGTGGCGCGGCGAC
Proteins encoded in this region:
- a CDS encoding LuxR family transcriptional regulator; its protein translation is MLIGRAAEFAELTGALDDAAAGRARVVLVGGDAGVGKTHLVSALESAARERDRTVLVGQCAELGESVPYLPLADALWAASRDGGPAAGAVRDALAARPVLERLLPDGDGGRAEPLAPDLGRQRLFGAALGLLGELGGDRPVLLVLEDLHWADRSTRDLLTFLSRVLQRERVCLVGTYRSDDLHRRHPLRPLVAELRRLPNVTGVQVRPFGRGETAAYLAALSGTPAAPVPADVVERVHLRSEGNPFYAAELHAAGDLEELPAGLADLLLSRVERLSPDARRVVRVAAVAGRRVDDELVRRVSGLAEDAAGEALREVVSHQLLVPGGAGYSFRHALLREAVYADLLPGERTRLHAGFARLLAGDPDERTDGRPDGHTGGWANGRRGSAAELAHHSLAAHDLPAAFAASVRAGREADRVGAPAEAFEHHERALELWDAVPDPEAAAGTGRERLALAAARAAAEAGELRRAVHRLRRLLETADPADAPLGVEIRQQLSTCLGELDEDTESQAVARAAVAMLPPDPPTPERARALATYAKTLLWHDPAKEMPALAEDAAAAARAAGAADAEASLLVTLGYYHESLTGEGAAELLARARDLAVDSGSSLVTMRAMFHYTRVRFDRGDLEDAARAAADGVRYATGGGLGHSTYGTLLRCLQYLIRYTAGDWAEAARLADGFGVQVVRRPEGQVSAYALFLEVARGDALVDERLRWLEPLLPGDPLLTYIVGGLAAEHALWRGDAGAALEHVDRVMDSPYAADLGVLRIAATGLQALAERARATGDDLSAAADGLADRARAAAAIDGDGRPRAFVGVEGHGWLARVEAERRRVDGVLDPDLWRRAADLFRYGTDGAGFVYEVARSRWRLAEALAEAGDRDGAAAEWRLAADAAERLGAAPLLGALRDLGSRARLAAPNGPAPSGAGPFGALTAREREVLKLVAEGRSNREIAGELFISPKTASVHVSNILAKLNVANRAQAAALAHRERL